A single window of Geoanaerobacter pelophilus DNA harbors:
- a CDS encoding endonuclease/exonuclease/phosphatase family protein → MITIGTFNLNNLFSRFNFQGELPAEAGAGSNISYSFAPGSYRVRTYQGALVKGKELKDTQTVASRIKEMNLDILALQEVEDIDTLQQFNREHLGRMYPYQVLIEGNDTRFIDVALLSRLPVGPVTSWRHAVHPDEPSRPVFSRDLLEVEIWDQSRSRKLLRLFNTHLKSKFETASADGQADNDLRRTRQAEVIAQIVKKRMGDGTPFVICGDMNDSPGSPCLAPFVKNGGFRLVNAMANPNETHPPKKYTPPPPSKAWTHRYKETGKDAEYTLYDQIWLSYSLRTKHKESWIHRRNSLGGDGSDHDPAWVVLDL, encoded by the coding sequence ATGATCACCATCGGCACTTTTAACCTGAACAACCTCTTCTCCCGCTTCAATTTCCAGGGGGAGCTCCCTGCCGAAGCGGGGGCCGGAAGCAACATCAGCTACAGTTTCGCCCCGGGCAGCTACCGGGTTCGTACCTACCAGGGTGCACTGGTGAAGGGGAAAGAACTGAAAGACACGCAGACCGTAGCCAGCCGGATTAAGGAGATGAACCTTGACATCCTCGCCCTGCAGGAGGTGGAAGATATAGACACCCTGCAGCAGTTCAACCGTGAGCACCTTGGTAGGATGTACCCTTACCAGGTATTGATCGAAGGAAACGACACGCGGTTTATTGACGTTGCCCTTCTATCGAGGCTACCGGTCGGGCCGGTCACCTCCTGGCGCCATGCCGTACACCCGGACGAACCGTCGCGGCCGGTGTTCAGCAGGGATCTGCTTGAAGTGGAGATATGGGACCAGAGCCGCAGCAGAAAGCTGCTGAGACTCTTCAACACCCACCTGAAGAGCAAGTTCGAAACTGCCAGCGCGGATGGCCAGGCCGACAACGACCTGAGAAGGACCCGACAAGCGGAGGTCATTGCCCAGATCGTGAAGAAGAGAATGGGAGATGGTACGCCGTTTGTTATCTGCGGCGACATGAACGATTCCCCCGGTTCCCCTTGCCTGGCGCCGTTCGTGAAAAACGGCGGGTTCAGACTCGTCAATGCCATGGCAAACCCGAACGAAACCCACCCCCCCAAGAAGTACACCCCACCGCCTCCCTCGAAAGCATGGACCCACCGCTACAAGGAAACCGGCAAAGACGCTGAATACACGCTATACGACCAGATCTGGCTGAGCTATAGCCTTCGCACCAAACACAAAGAATCATGGATCCACCGGCGAAACAGTCTTGGCGGAGACGGCAGCGACCACGACCCGGCCTGGGTGGTGCTGGACCTGTAA
- a CDS encoding DUF503 domain-containing protein translates to MHVYVLQVSLALPSHSLKGKRGIVKSLLARARNRFNVASAEVDLQDDPAAAVLGFVTVSSSRLYSRQLLEKLEEWIVAERPDVEVMAAEIEEW, encoded by the coding sequence ATGCATGTCTATGTGCTGCAGGTTTCTCTTGCTCTCCCCAGTCATTCGTTGAAGGGTAAGCGCGGTATTGTGAAGAGCCTGCTGGCAAGGGCTCGCAATAGGTTCAACGTTGCAAGCGCCGAGGTCGATCTCCAGGATGATCCTGCAGCGGCAGTGCTCGGTTTTGTCACGGTCAGCTCCAGCCGGCTCTATAGCCGGCAACTGCTTGAAAAACTCGAAGAATGGATCGTTGCCGAACGCCCCGACGTGGAGGTGATGGCTGCAGAGATTGAGGAGTGGTGA
- a CDS encoding pYEATS domain-containing protein: MSKAINKKSDPIQAILNCLAGAAFIGAVLRVTASGKDLFDRLDTTTLLYLAVAGALLMMRQVKSLAFGDFKVELDQVKKVAEEARSIAQIADNAAQYQVTQQPTPLPKIAPPPAAAASPQSGAPQTTPASTPQLPPIAPGTHDDDPWKGVFGEKPEMNNRRLSAVVTPMADDSDWYKIHLVVESTSPKNAPLKGTVQFFLHDSFNNDRPQVPVRQDGIAELYLKAWGAFTVGVLADEGATRLELDLAELPDAPYKFRIN, from the coding sequence ATGTCAAAAGCAATCAACAAAAAAAGCGACCCAATACAGGCAATCCTGAATTGCCTAGCCGGCGCAGCATTCATCGGTGCAGTTCTCAGGGTAACCGCTTCGGGCAAAGACCTTTTTGACAGGCTGGACACCACCACCCTGCTCTACCTGGCTGTTGCAGGCGCGTTGCTGATGATGCGTCAGGTAAAATCTCTGGCTTTTGGCGATTTTAAAGTAGAGCTGGATCAGGTCAAGAAGGTGGCTGAGGAGGCGCGCAGCATCGCCCAGATAGCTGACAATGCGGCTCAGTATCAGGTAACCCAACAACCGACACCCTTGCCGAAAATTGCCCCGCCGCCGGCTGCTGCAGCCTCCCCTCAGAGTGGCGCGCCTCAGACAACTCCGGCCAGCACCCCGCAGCTGCCACCCATTGCTCCGGGCACGCATGACGATGATCCCTGGAAAGGTGTTTTCGGCGAAAAGCCTGAGATGAACAATCGCCGCCTTAGTGCTGTCGTCACGCCGATGGCGGACGACTCTGACTGGTACAAAATCCATCTGGTCGTCGAGTCAACTTCGCCGAAAAATGCTCCATTGAAAGGCACAGTACAGTTCTTCCTGCATGACTCCTTTAATAACGACCGGCCCCAGGTACCGGTAAGGCAGGATGGCATTGCCGAGCTCTACCTGAAAGCATGGGGGGCCTTTACGGTTGGCGTCCTTGCAGATGAAGGAGCGACCCGTTTGGAATTGGACCTTGCGGAACTACCTGATGCGCCATACAAATTCAGAATAAATTAA
- a CDS encoding alpha/beta fold hydrolase: protein MSKLLYSLLVTIPIIVITVGMSGCVSHKEYRTAHKTCIVKQQETLCESSSQEQHDGYLLNFVEFDDQGLLWDREQLTNVVNTLRSQEYLDSGVIMIVFVHGWQHNASFDDPNVIEFRKMLRRVHKLEYLAAKQEKRSTRKVAGIFASWRGRSVPGDVISNLTFWDRKNVANTVGHGAVTELLLQLENVQIAHFDADKKKGKHNGQTRLILVGHSFGGQIVYSALSQVLLDRFLDLEGEPPQTFGDLVILVNPAFEAGRYAPLRDASLQRKYPAGQLPLVTIFTSKNDGATGTAFPIGRWFSTMFEQTRDDVEEKANRTAIGHFKPFVSHSLTWEKEASALTVPIAEDKKRSLEDESIELKHIENDLSALPALQKEWSQKSSQNGWALDFGNVKLTHLKTTDPLNPFYNVEVDSAIIDGHSGIWKPEFANFLRQFIVFSVLVTENSSETGNTGLHKE from the coding sequence ATGAGTAAATTGCTATATTCCCTTTTAGTAACTATACCAATAATTGTTATCACTGTTGGAATGTCGGGTTGTGTCTCACATAAAGAATATCGGACTGCTCATAAAACGTGCATTGTTAAGCAACAAGAAACCTTATGCGAGTCGTCTTCCCAAGAACAACACGATGGGTACCTCCTGAATTTCGTCGAGTTCGATGACCAAGGGTTGTTATGGGACAGAGAGCAATTGACAAATGTAGTTAACACCTTACGCAGTCAAGAATACCTCGATTCAGGTGTTATCATGATTGTGTTTGTGCATGGTTGGCAGCACAACGCATCATTCGATGATCCAAACGTTATCGAATTTCGCAAGATGCTCCGCCGGGTGCACAAGCTCGAATACTTGGCCGCAAAGCAGGAGAAGCGATCGACTCGAAAGGTCGCTGGTATATTTGCTTCTTGGAGGGGACGCTCTGTCCCTGGGGACGTTATATCCAATTTAACCTTTTGGGATCGCAAGAATGTAGCCAACACAGTTGGGCATGGAGCTGTGACAGAACTCCTCCTCCAACTCGAAAACGTTCAGATTGCTCACTTTGACGCAGACAAGAAAAAAGGAAAGCATAATGGGCAAACCCGCCTTATCCTCGTTGGTCACAGCTTTGGGGGACAGATTGTATATTCAGCTCTGTCACAGGTACTCCTGGACCGCTTTCTAGACCTGGAAGGAGAGCCTCCGCAAACCTTCGGTGACTTGGTGATTCTCGTCAATCCAGCTTTTGAGGCCGGGCGCTATGCGCCTCTTCGGGATGCCTCCTTACAGCGGAAGTACCCTGCGGGGCAGCTTCCCCTGGTAACCATTTTCACCTCTAAAAACGATGGCGCAACTGGAACGGCCTTCCCTATTGGAAGGTGGTTTTCGACAATGTTCGAGCAGACCCGAGATGACGTTGAAGAAAAGGCCAACCGCACTGCTATCGGCCATTTTAAGCCTTTCGTCTCTCACTCCCTGACATGGGAAAAGGAGGCATCGGCGCTTACTGTGCCAATTGCAGAGGATAAGAAGCGTTCCTTAGAGGATGAAAGCATAGAACTCAAACACATAGAGAACGATTTATCTGCTCTTCCAGCACTGCAAAAGGAGTGGAGTCAGAAATCTAGCCAGAACGGTTGGGCTCTCGATTTCGGTAATGTAAAACTGACACACCTAAAGACGACAGATCCTCTCAATCCCTTCTATAACGTGGAAGTGGATAGTGCTATCATTGACGGACACAGCGGTATCTGGAAACCAGAATTTGCTAATTTTTTGCGACAGTTCATAGTTTTTTCGGTACTGGTGACAGAAAATAGCAGTGAAACTGGGAACACTGGCTTGCATAAAGAGTAG
- a CDS encoding patatin-like phospholipase family protein, whose translation MFGNNSDKDHRPLTFEEVIEQERQVIDPHNGRDKGGHPSYTALCLSGGGIRSATFNLGIIQGLAKAGLLKQFDYLSTVSGGGYIGGWLSAWIARSCFPYVNQQLAATQDIEKPGEEPEPIQQLRNFSNYLSPKLGLMDADTWTLAATFIRNMLLNWSVIIPLMAILLILPRFMIAVIAAEQDLKTMLYLLSIGGILVFFSVLYEAIDLPSLGDARWPVRRFQTVFLAPFIGYAVVFAIVWGWYVQLGPDAVINSAGFTLTSCQKEYLRDLKWPFAAFGAIFHVVAWLTGLSIAAIQRKKMPAIGRIVCFLVSAALSGAVGGYLLIRSAESISHLIPDDIPAYACFAAPLFIGAFLTAGLLQVAIVNAVTEETDREWWASSAARPLIITCIWLVGSALVYYGPQLLFTKITTLQSTAVSLFGILSGAVTAFCGHSDSTSATAEKSRSWQKLGIDMLMSLAAVLFIAIFLILLTLGTSWLLEKHPVNFSVDHHILQLHYGNRDQMLFPTFLGLLFFGGFMGFFVHINRFSLHCMYRNRLIRAYLGASRRQPEAQDPGEQRDFKKEREIRERENQRDPNKLTGFDQKDNIKMTGLEARPFHIVNIALNLAGDEKLSWQQRKAESFTISPLHAGGKGVKYRPIKEYSARKSICLSPDEGLSLGTAIAISGAAASPNMGYHSSPLVTFIMALFNLRLGWWLGNPGPCGSRTWRSSGPKWSAGIMFREMFGRTSDHYKYVYLSDGGHFENLGLYEMALRRCRQIVVIDAGCDEKKHFEDLGNAIRKIRIDLFATVTLDLKPIIKWGRRYVTGTIDYPAIPGQAAMQGRIVYIKPVVNGNEPPDILNYRKQNTVFPHEPTSDQWFSESQFESYRMLGFHTIKEILRDNWQCPSIDRFG comes from the coding sequence ATGTTTGGCAACAACTCTGATAAGGATCACAGGCCGCTGACCTTCGAGGAGGTAATCGAACAGGAACGGCAGGTTATCGATCCTCATAACGGCCGCGACAAAGGGGGCCATCCCAGTTACACGGCCCTGTGTCTGTCGGGAGGGGGAATCCGCAGCGCCACCTTCAATCTGGGAATCATCCAGGGACTTGCCAAGGCCGGGCTGCTCAAGCAGTTCGACTACCTGTCCACGGTCTCCGGCGGCGGCTATATCGGTGGCTGGCTCAGCGCCTGGATTGCCCGTAGCTGTTTCCCGTATGTCAACCAACAGCTGGCAGCCACGCAAGATATAGAGAAGCCGGGCGAAGAGCCGGAACCGATCCAACAACTGCGGAACTTCAGCAACTATCTCTCGCCCAAACTGGGGCTGATGGATGCCGATACCTGGACCCTGGCAGCCACCTTCATCCGGAACATGCTGCTCAATTGGTCGGTCATCATCCCCCTGATGGCGATACTCCTGATATTGCCCAGATTCATGATCGCCGTGATTGCTGCGGAGCAGGACTTAAAGACCATGTTATATCTCCTGTCCATCGGCGGCATCCTGGTCTTTTTTTCTGTGCTCTATGAGGCAATCGATCTGCCAAGCCTCGGTGATGCCCGGTGGCCGGTGCGCCGTTTCCAGACAGTGTTCCTGGCCCCATTCATCGGCTACGCTGTGGTCTTTGCCATAGTATGGGGATGGTACGTGCAGCTCGGCCCCGATGCCGTGATCAACTCTGCCGGGTTCACTCTTACATCATGCCAGAAAGAGTATCTGCGCGATCTAAAGTGGCCATTTGCGGCATTCGGCGCCATATTTCACGTCGTCGCCTGGCTAACCGGGCTCAGCATCGCCGCCATCCAACGCAAAAAGATGCCAGCTATCGGGCGCATCGTCTGCTTTCTCGTCTCGGCAGCGCTGTCGGGAGCAGTGGGCGGCTATCTCCTCATCCGCTCCGCCGAGAGCATCAGCCATCTCATCCCCGATGATATCCCGGCTTACGCCTGCTTTGCCGCACCGCTTTTCATTGGGGCCTTCCTCACTGCCGGACTGCTGCAGGTTGCAATTGTCAACGCCGTGACTGAAGAAACCGACCGCGAGTGGTGGGCCAGTTCAGCTGCCAGACCGCTCATCATAACCTGCATCTGGCTTGTCGGTTCGGCGCTGGTCTACTACGGCCCGCAACTACTTTTCACCAAGATTACTACCCTGCAGAGCACCGCCGTCAGCCTGTTCGGCATCCTGTCCGGCGCAGTCACCGCATTCTGCGGCCACAGTGACAGCACCTCGGCAACTGCGGAAAAGAGCCGCAGCTGGCAAAAACTGGGCATCGACATGCTGATGTCGCTGGCAGCAGTGCTGTTCATAGCAATCTTTCTCATTCTGCTCACCCTGGGCACCAGCTGGTTGCTCGAAAAGCACCCGGTCAACTTTTCCGTCGATCATCACATCCTGCAGCTGCATTACGGCAATCGGGACCAGATGCTGTTTCCCACCTTCCTGGGTTTACTCTTCTTCGGAGGGTTCATGGGCTTCTTCGTGCATATCAACCGTTTTTCGCTGCACTGCATGTATCGCAACCGGCTGATCAGGGCTTATCTGGGCGCATCACGAAGGCAGCCGGAAGCGCAGGACCCGGGAGAGCAGCGGGATTTCAAAAAAGAGAGGGAAATCCGGGAAAGAGAAAACCAGCGTGACCCCAACAAACTGACCGGCTTTGACCAAAAGGACAACATCAAGATGACCGGTCTTGAGGCACGACCGTTTCACATCGTCAATATCGCCCTTAATCTTGCCGGCGATGAAAAACTCTCCTGGCAGCAACGCAAGGCAGAGTCGTTTACCATCAGTCCGCTGCATGCCGGGGGCAAAGGGGTCAAATACCGGCCGATCAAGGAATACTCTGCCAGAAAATCGATCTGTCTCAGTCCGGATGAAGGCTTGAGCCTGGGAACCGCCATAGCCATCTCCGGAGCGGCGGCCAGCCCGAACATGGGCTACCACTCTTCTCCTCTGGTCACCTTTATCATGGCGCTGTTCAACCTGCGGCTCGGCTGGTGGCTTGGCAATCCAGGCCCCTGCGGGAGCCGGACCTGGCGCAGCTCAGGCCCGAAATGGTCGGCCGGGATCATGTTCCGCGAGATGTTCGGCCGCACCTCAGATCATTACAAGTACGTCTACCTCTCAGACGGCGGCCATTTTGAAAACCTCGGACTCTATGAAATGGCGCTGCGTCGCTGTCGACAAATTGTCGTCATCGACGCCGGTTGCGACGAAAAAAAACATTTTGAAGACCTGGGCAACGCCATCCGCAAAATACGGATCGACCTATTCGCCACAGTAACGCTGGACCTGAAACCGATCATCAAATGGGGCAGGCGGTATGTCACCGGCACCATCGACTATCCGGCAATACCCGGGCAAGCGGCCATGCAAGGAAGGATCGTCTACATCAAACCGGTCGTCAACGGTAACGAACCGCCAGATATCCTCAATTACCGCAAGCAAAACACGGTATTCCCCCACGAACCGACATCGGACCAGTGGTTCAGCGAGTCGCAGTTCGAGAGTTACCGGATGCTCGGTTTCCATACGATCAAAGAGATTCTGCGAGACAACTGGCAGTGCCCGTCAATCGACCGCTTTGGCTGA
- a CDS encoding alpha-amylase family protein yields the protein MHDVILHAFDWPYREISSNAAKIAEIGYGGVLIPPPLYSDPNGPEWWQRYQPKDYRVLRSHLGRKTGLRNVIKALHKNGVMVYADIVFNHMANESRPDRLNFPGRAELERYRKERRQFSRDRLYGNLDEGLFSPWDFHASGNIENWLDEYQSTEYSLSGLPDLELNEWVIGQQQACLRALNGLGFDGYRVDAVKHLPDEHIRRVFGTSDLAGKYLFGEALTANDNEERVFLWPLLNETGMSFYDFPLHETLRRVFSPSGSMRELIDPAAYGQALPWQRSVTVAVTHDIPNNDGFRGQLLDRQDEFLAKVYIMGRDGGVPLVYSDHNESAGKYPEDRDRWANAWQRSDLKAMVAFHNAVHGQPQRTLFEDDGFLVFARGYRGIVAINKTGIWQHPNISTFGLRHGPYRCMLHGHLMELGGEIFTFGIPPRQAQLWLAE from the coding sequence ATGCACGACGTTATTCTCCATGCCTTTGACTGGCCCTACCGGGAGATCAGCAGCAATGCGGCAAAGATTGCCGAGATCGGCTACGGAGGCGTGCTGATTCCGCCGCCGCTCTACAGCGACCCTAATGGTCCGGAATGGTGGCAGCGATATCAGCCGAAAGACTACCGGGTGCTCCGCTCGCACCTTGGCCGCAAAACCGGGCTCAGGAATGTGATCAAGGCGTTGCACAAAAACGGGGTAATGGTCTACGCCGACATCGTTTTCAACCACATGGCCAACGAGAGCCGGCCCGACCGGCTCAATTTCCCTGGCAGAGCGGAACTGGAGCGATATCGGAAAGAACGGCGCCAATTCAGCCGTGACCGACTCTACGGCAACCTGGACGAAGGGCTCTTTTCGCCATGGGATTTCCATGCCAGCGGCAATATCGAGAACTGGCTGGACGAGTACCAGTCAACGGAGTACTCACTCTCCGGCCTGCCCGACCTGGAACTGAACGAATGGGTGATCGGCCAGCAGCAGGCCTGCCTTCGGGCGCTGAACGGGCTGGGGTTCGACGGCTACCGGGTCGACGCGGTCAAGCATCTCCCTGACGAACATATCCGCAGAGTATTCGGCACCAGCGACCTGGCGGGGAAATACCTGTTCGGCGAAGCGCTCACTGCCAACGACAATGAAGAGAGGGTTTTTCTCTGGCCCTTGCTGAACGAAACCGGGATGTCATTCTATGATTTCCCGCTGCACGAGACCTTGCGCCGGGTATTCTCTCCCAGCGGCAGCATGCGGGAGCTGATCGACCCCGCTGCCTACGGCCAGGCCCTCCCCTGGCAGCGTAGCGTGACCGTTGCCGTAACCCACGATATCCCAAACAATGACGGTTTCCGCGGCCAGTTGCTGGACCGGCAAGACGAATTCCTGGCCAAGGTCTATATCATGGGTCGGGACGGCGGAGTACCGCTGGTCTATTCCGACCACAACGAGAGTGCGGGCAAATACCCGGAAGACCGTGACCGCTGGGCCAATGCCTGGCAGCGCTCAGACCTGAAGGCGATGGTCGCCTTCCACAACGCCGTTCATGGCCAGCCACAACGGACACTCTTCGAGGATGACGGTTTCCTGGTGTTTGCCCGCGGCTACCGGGGCATTGTTGCCATCAACAAGACCGGCATCTGGCAACACCCCAACATCAGCACCTTCGGCCTTCGCCATGGCCCATACCGATGCATGCTCCATGGCCATCTCATGGAACTGGGCGGCGAAATCTTCACCTTCGGCATCCCACCCCGCCAGGCGCAGCTGTGGCTGGCTGAATAG
- a CDS encoding YtxH domain-containing protein, with amino-acid sequence MANNDNGISAGTVLLSFLAGAAVGAGVALLASPKTGKEIREKIAGLTEDAVGKIKEYVVEAQDKIKTTLDDGKEVLKEKTSILSSAIEAGKEAIEREKEKYRGV; translated from the coding sequence ATGGCGAACAATGATAATGGAATAAGCGCGGGGACCGTGCTGCTCTCTTTTCTGGCAGGCGCAGCAGTTGGCGCCGGGGTGGCGCTTCTGGCGTCTCCGAAAACCGGCAAGGAGATCAGGGAGAAAATTGCCGGTCTTACTGAGGATGCCGTGGGCAAGATCAAGGAGTATGTGGTCGAGGCTCAGGACAAGATCAAGACCACCCTTGACGATGGTAAGGAAGTGCTGAAAGAGAAGACTTCGATCCTCTCTTCGGCAATCGAAGCCGGCAAAGAGGCGATCGAGCGGGAAAAAGAAAAGTACCGGGGAGTGTAA
- a CDS encoding DUF948 domain-containing protein, producing MGIVSIAVMIMAVTLVVLAAAIVPAFLEIRKSAVASRETLERIEADLRPVLKELHETLTDLNLIVHETAEKREDVVAFMEAIGDTGRGLRTINGVVGSVAGVLSTSSLWVTGAKVAGKYAVEKFLRKRRKSDGEQ from the coding sequence ATGGGTATCGTAAGCATCGCCGTCATGATCATGGCGGTGACATTGGTAGTGCTTGCAGCTGCAATTGTGCCGGCCTTTCTCGAAATCAGAAAGTCAGCGGTTGCCTCACGGGAAACCCTGGAGCGGATTGAGGCTGATCTGCGTCCGGTGCTCAAGGAGTTGCACGAAACATTGACCGACCTGAATCTGATTGTCCATGAAACCGCTGAGAAGCGGGAGGATGTCGTTGCCTTCATGGAGGCCATCGGAGATACCGGTAGGGGATTGCGTACCATTAACGGGGTTGTGGGTTCTGTTGCTGGGGTGCTTTCAACCTCATCGCTCTGGGTTACCGGCGCAAAAGTGGCTGGAAAATATGCTGTTGAAAAATTCCTACGCAAAAGGAGGAAATCTGATGGCGAACAATGA
- a CDS encoding CHAP domain-containing protein, giving the protein MNYPGRLIKMGETDAATVKAIKIRLNEALATENDPKLRLDPTDPNFGPKMKQAVKLFQSRNVDSNGNPLNSDGKIGSITWAVLFGAAAVPVSEAPASGLLAELLKIAAAEEAKQVREVPKDSNRGPEVDQYLLRAGVTPGLSWCCAFVYWCFDEAANVLGQDNPMVKTAGCLDHWRRAPAKGAKQILKQLAIDNPGLVKPGMVFIMDHGGGLGHTGLVEKVTGGMLTTIEGNTDASRTREGGGVYRLTRKIGEINKGFIDYSGVV; this is encoded by the coding sequence ATGAACTATCCCGGACGACTCATCAAGATGGGCGAAACTGACGCCGCAACCGTCAAGGCGATTAAAATCAGGTTGAATGAAGCGCTGGCAACAGAGAACGATCCGAAATTACGGCTGGACCCTACAGATCCCAATTTCGGCCCGAAAATGAAACAGGCGGTCAAGCTATTCCAGTCCAGGAATGTCGATAGCAACGGCAACCCATTGAACTCGGATGGTAAAATAGGCTCGATCACCTGGGCTGTCCTCTTTGGAGCCGCTGCGGTTCCGGTCAGCGAAGCGCCGGCCAGCGGACTGCTGGCGGAACTGCTGAAAATCGCTGCTGCGGAAGAAGCCAAACAGGTGCGCGAGGTGCCGAAAGATTCCAACCGCGGCCCGGAGGTGGATCAATACCTGCTCCGTGCCGGGGTAACTCCCGGTCTCTCTTGGTGCTGCGCCTTTGTCTATTGGTGCTTCGACGAAGCAGCCAATGTATTGGGGCAGGACAACCCGATGGTCAAGACCGCCGGCTGCCTGGACCACTGGCGCCGCGCCCCGGCCAAGGGGGCAAAACAGATTCTGAAACAGCTGGCCATTGACAACCCCGGCCTGGTCAAGCCGGGCATGGTATTCATCATGGACCACGGCGGCGGGCTAGGGCATACCGGACTGGTGGAGAAGGTGACCGGTGGCATGCTCACTACCATTGAGGGGAATACCGATGCCAGCCGTACCAGGGAGGGTGGCGGGGTCTACCGCCTCACCCGAAAGATCGGCGAGATCAACAAAGGGTTTATCGATTACTCGGGAGTGGTCTGA
- a CDS encoding helix-turn-helix transcriptional regulator: MSINVMINLSNLVLSNALAELLTRAPDGYQASVSNGKVHDNSFEPELMLVDAGSLKPEVFTRWPAAKVILFDTGLQENEIISILLSHKLDGVIATDTDTSLFLKALSVIHAGQVWIDNTKLKALLNYAESSARAKNTDKISRKEQEVIILVSQGFKNKEIADKLNISEQTVKAHISHIFRKVKVTNRSQLVPLAMKYRLPPLS, from the coding sequence ATGTCGATCAACGTAATGATCAATCTGAGCAATCTTGTCCTGAGTAATGCCCTCGCCGAACTCCTAACCAGGGCTCCTGACGGCTACCAGGCATCGGTCAGCAACGGGAAGGTCCACGACAACAGCTTCGAGCCGGAGTTGATGCTTGTCGATGCCGGGTCCCTGAAGCCCGAGGTCTTCACCCGCTGGCCCGCAGCCAAGGTGATCCTGTTCGATACCGGCCTCCAGGAGAACGAGATCATCAGCATCCTCCTGTCGCACAAACTTGACGGAGTTATTGCCACCGACACCGACACCTCCCTGTTTCTCAAAGCGCTGTCGGTAATCCATGCCGGACAGGTCTGGATCGATAATACCAAACTGAAAGCGCTGCTCAACTATGCAGAATCATCGGCACGGGCAAAAAATACCGACAAGATCAGCCGCAAGGAGCAGGAAGTCATCATCCTGGTTTCGCAGGGGTTCAAGAACAAGGAGATCGCCGACAAGCTCAACATCAGCGAACAGACCGTAAAGGCCCATATCAGCCATATCTTCCGCAAGGTAAAGGTCACCAATCGCTCCCAACTCGTGCCGCTGGCCATGAAATACCGACTCCCCCCTCTGTCCTGA
- a CDS encoding patatin-like phospholipase family protein codes for MGVFDLVFEGGGAKGTAFVGAIEEFEQRGHTARRFVGTSAGAITATLMAAGYNAKAMKAATTETLPNGKPRFSSFMDIAAKFAPEDIKNSLTYTIFRNVDLPLIPDSVENRIDSWLIDRMMKIDAYREIFSFVERGGLYAGDAFLAWLREKLNNRISGLGNLNFKEFSEQTNSDLSVVASDTSSHDMLILNSRTAPQCPVAWGVRMSMSIPFLWQEVRWQKDWGTYRGRDITGHIIVDGGVLSNFPIYYLTSDDDEVQAVMGSIDPNACPNLGLLIDETVTVPGALAKEDRPDSADTDDGLLNHITRLKTIQRVTKILDTLTDAHDRAAIAAHQDEVCRLPAKGYGTTEFDMSAKRLDALIAAGKDAMKNHLSARGF; via the coding sequence ATGGGGGTATTCGATCTGGTATTCGAAGGCGGCGGCGCCAAGGGGACGGCATTTGTCGGCGCCATTGAGGAGTTTGAGCAACGCGGCCACACAGCGCGCCGCTTTGTCGGCACTTCTGCCGGGGCCATCACCGCCACGCTCATGGCCGCCGGTTACAATGCCAAAGCGATGAAAGCAGCTACTACCGAGACCTTGCCTAACGGCAAGCCGCGCTTCTCTTCGTTCATGGACATCGCAGCGAAATTCGCTCCCGAAGACATCAAGAACAGCCTTACCTACACCATCTTTCGCAACGTGGACCTGCCGCTTATCCCGGACTCGGTTGAGAACAGAATCGACAGTTGGCTCATCGACCGGATGATGAAGATCGATGCCTACCGGGAGATCTTCTCTTTTGTCGAACGGGGCGGCCTCTACGCCGGTGACGCCTTCCTCGCCTGGCTCCGGGAAAAGCTCAATAACCGCATCTCAGGCCTCGGCAACCTCAACTTCAAGGAGTTTAGCGAGCAGACCAACTCCGACCTGTCTGTAGTCGCCTCGGACACAAGCTCCCACGACATGCTGATCCTCAACAGCCGTACCGCTCCACAATGCCCAGTTGCCTGGGGGGTACGGATGTCGATGAGCATCCCGTTCCTCTGGCAGGAAGTGCGCTGGCAGAAGGATTGGGGGACGTATCGCGGCAGGGATATCACCGGCCACATCATTGTCGACGGCGGTGTCCTCTCCAACTTCCCGATCTACTACCTCACCTCCGATGATGACGAGGTGCAGGCGGTCATGGGTTCTATCGATCCCAACGCCTGCCCGAACCTGGGGTTGCTGATCGACGAAACGGTCACCGTACCTGGAGCTCTGGCAAAGGAGGACAGACCCGATTCAGCTGATACCGACGACGGGTTGCTGAATCATATCACCCGTCTCAAGACCATCCAGCGTGTCACCAAGATTCTCGACACACTCACCGACGCCCACGACCGCGCCGCCATTGCCGCCCACCAGGACGAAGTCTGCCGGCTCCCGGCCAAAGGGTATGGCACCACCGAGTTCGACATGAGCGCCAAGCGGCTGGATGCCCTAATCGCAGCAGGGAAAGATGCCATGAAAAACCACCTCAGCGCCAGGGGCTTCTGA